From a region of the Mauremys mutica isolate MM-2020 ecotype Southern chromosome 12, ASM2049712v1, whole genome shotgun sequence genome:
- the LOC123345256 gene encoding zinc finger protein RFP-like, producing MATVEKLQEEASCSICLEYFQDPVSIHCGHNFCRACITQCWGELATNFSCPQCRQTAQQRNFRLNRELTNMVELVKQLKLPPMTEPEAERVCEKHREPLKLFCVEEQQLICLVCRESWAHGAHAAVPIEEAAQKYKEQVKARLQALKEEREKLLGFKLTGERMSWEYVEKIKKERQRIGFEFQQLRQFLEEQECLLLARLEELDRIMKWQKETVTRFPMDISHLNSLISELEGKCQQPASDFLEDIRITLSRCEMFQQPTGISLELEKRLSDFSQKTIALKETLRKFKDTLALALQTGAGRSLAWGVDTIGRKANVTLDPDTAHPQLVLSADGKGVRRGHEQQDLPDNPERFNSVLSVLGREGFTSGRHYWEVEVGVGGIWSVGVARESVRRKGRMSNYPEQEIWAVGHWGGQYRAYTSGETILPLPTIPRRIRVSLDYEGGRVAFFDVDNKFLIFMFPPASFTGERLFPFFLAGSPLRLCP from the exons ATGGCTACTGTGGAAAAACTCCAAGAGGAAGCTTCTTGTTCCATCTGCTTGGAGTATTTCCAAGACCCGGTGTCTATCCACTGCGGGCACAACTTCTGCCGGGCCTGCATCACTCAGTGCTGGGGCGAACTGGCTACAAACTtctcctgcccccagtgcagacagaccGCCCAGCAGAGAAACTTCAGGCTGAACAGGGAGCTGACGAACATGGTGGAGCTAGTGAAACAGCTGAAGTTGCCTCCAATGACAGAGCCAGAGGCAGAGCGAGTGTGTGAGAAACACAGGGAGCCTCTGAAACTCTTCTGTGTGGAGGAACAACAATTAATCTGTTTGGTCTGCAGAGAGTCCTGGGCGCATGGAGCTCACGCTGCGGTTCCCATCGAGGAGGCTGCCCAGAAGTACAAG GAGCAAGTCAAGGCTCGACTGCAGGCtctgaaggaagagagagaaaaactccTGGGATTTAAATTGACTGGCGAGAGGATGAGCTGGGAGTATGTG GAAAAgatcaaaaaggagaggcagagaATTGGGTTTGAATTTCAGCAGCTCCGCCAGTTTCTGGAGGAACAAGAGTGCCTTCTGCTGGCCCGGCTGGAAGAGTTGGACAGGATTATGAAGTGGCAAAAGGAAACGGTCACCAGATTTCCCATGGACATTTCCCATCTTAATAGCctgatcagtgagctggaagGGAAGTGCCAGCAGCCAGCGAGTGATTTCCTGGAG gACATCAGGATCACCTTGAGCAG GTGCGAGATGTTCCAGCAGCCCACGGGGATTTCTCTTGAGCTGGAAAAGAGACTCAGTGATTTCTCTCAAAAAACTATTGCTTTAAAGGAGACCCTGAGGAAATTCAAAG ACACTCTGGCTCTGGCACTACAGACGGGGGCAGGGAGATCTCTAGCGTGGGGAGTGGACACCATAGGAAGAAAGG cgaatgtgactctggatccagacacagcTCACCCCCAGCTCGTCCTGTCTGCGGACGGGAAAGGCGTGAGACGGGGACACGAgcagcaggatctgcccgacaATCCCGAGCGATTCAATTCCGTTCTCTCCGTGCTGGGCCGTGAGGGGTTCACCTCAGGCAGacactactgggaggtggaggtgggcgtTGGGGGAATCTGGTCGGTGGGGGTAGCCAGggagtctgtgaggaggaagggacggATGAGCAATTACCCTGAGCAGGAGATCTGGGCTGTGGGTCACTGGGGCGGTCAGTACCGGGCTTACACCTCCGGTGAGACCATTCTGCCCCTGCCTACGATCCCCAGGAGAATCCGGGTGTCTCTGGACTATGAAGGGGGGCGGGTGGCATTTTTTGATGTTGACAACAAGTTCCTGATCTTCATGTTCCCACCAGCCTCTTTCACCGGGGAGAGACTCTTCCCTTTCTTCTTGGCGGGATCCCCACTCCGGCTGTGTCCCTGA
- the LOC123345101 gene encoding zinc finger protein RFP-like — translation MAAEIPAESLWDELSCPICLEYFQEPVSIHCGHNFCRACISQCWEETDTNFSCPQCRETAQQRNFRPSRELARVIEIARGLSFQAAKGSGGEPVCERHQEALKLFCEEDQTPICVVCDKSKAHRSHKVAPIEEASQEYKDQFQTRLQALMEEREKLLGWKLTGEKRSSEYLGKTEAEREKIVSQFKQLHQFLEEEERILLARLGELEKEIVKLQGENITKVSAEISRLSELISEMEGKCQQPASEFLQDVRSTLSRCEQGKFQQPVDISPDLAKRLGDFTQKNIVLKEPLKKFQDALMFELQTAMTLDPDTAHPQLVLSADQKSVRLGETRQQVPNNPERFDTARCVLGCEGFTSGRHCWEVEVEAGRYCAVGVARESVRRKRGLTFNPKEGIWAVQWLHGDRYQARTSPETTVSVGWVPSRIRVCLDCDEGRVAFFSAHNKAPVFTFPPASFKGERIRPWFCFWGSEPETELRLCS, via the exons atggctgcagagatcCCTGCAGAAAGTCTCTGGGATGAACTTTCTTGTCCCATCTGCCTGGAGTATTTCCAGGAGCCGGTGTCTATCCATTGTGGGCACAACTTCTGCCGGGCCTGCATTagccagtgctgggaggagaCAGATACAAACTtctcctgcccccagtgcagaGAAACCGCCCAGCAGAGAAACTTTAGGCCCAGCAGGGAACTGGCGAGAGTTATCGAaatagccagagggctgagtttcCAGGCAGCCAAAGGCTCAGGAGGGGAGCCAGTGTGTGAGAGGCACCAGGAGGCCCTGAAACTGTTCTGCGAggaggatcaaacccccatctgcGTGGTGTGTGATAAATCCAAGGCTCACAGATCTCACAAGGTGGCTCCCATAGAGGAGGCttcccaggagtacaag GACCAATTCCAGACCCGACTGCAGGCTCtgatggaagagagagaaaagctcctGGGATGGAAACTGACTGGAGAGAAGAGAAGCTCAGAGTACCTG GGAAAGACagaagctgagagagagaaaattgtgtCTCAATTTAAGCAGCTGCACCAATTTCTGGAGGAAGAAGAGCGAATCCTGCTGGCCCGACTGGGAGAGCTGGAGAAGGAGATTGTGAAGCTGCAGGGTGAAAATATCACCAAAGTCTCCGCGGAGATTTCCCGTCTCAGCGAGCTGATCAGCGAGATGGAGGGGAAGTGCCAGCAGCCagcaagtgaattcctgcag GACGTCAgaagcaccttgagcag GTGCGaacaggggaagttccagcagccagtgGACATTTCTCCTGATCTGGCAAAGCGACTTGGTGATTTTACCCAGAAAAACATTGTACTAAAGGAGCCTCTGAAGAAATTCCAAG ACGCTCTGATGTTTGAATTGCAGACAGCAA tgactctggatccagacacggctcatccccaacTCGTCCTGTCTGCGGATCAGAAAAGTGTGAGACTGGGGGAGACACGGCAGCAagtgcccaacaaccctgagagatttgacactgcaCGCTgcgtgctgggctgtgagggattcacctcagggagacattgctgggaggtggaggtggaggctgGGCGATACTGTGCTGTGGGGGtagccagagagtctgtgaggaggaagcgGGGGTTGACTTTTAACCCTAaggaggggatctgggctgtgcagTGGCTGCATGGGGATCGATATCAGGCTCGCACCTCCCCTGAGACCACAGTGTCAGTGGGCTgggtccccagcaggatccgggtttgtctggactgtgacgaGGGGCGGGTGGCATTTTTCAGTGCTCACAACAAGGCCCCAGTCTTCACTTTCCCACCAGCGTCTTTCAAGGGGGAGAGAATCCGCCCTTGGTTCTGTTTCTGG